From one Oceanimonas doudoroffii genomic stretch:
- the trxB gene encoding thioredoxin-disulfide reductase, producing the protein MSQAKHAKLLILGSGPAGYTAAVYAARANLSPVLVTGIQQGGQLTTTTEVENWPGDAEGLTGPALMERMKEHAERFETEIVFDHINSVELSQRPFRLRGDSGEYTCDALIIATGASAKYLGLPSEEAFQGRGVSACATCDGFFYRNQKVAVVGGGNTAVEEALYLSNIASEVHLIHRRDQFRSEKILIDRLMDKVNNGNIVLHTDRTLDEVLGDDMGVTGVRLKDTRSDAIEQLDVAGVFIAIGHQPNTGIFAEQLEMENGYLKVQSGLHGNATQTSIEGVFAAGDVMDHVYRQAITSAGTGCMAALDAERYLDAQAQL; encoded by the coding sequence ATGAGTCAAGCCAAACACGCCAAACTGCTAATTCTGGGCTCAGGCCCCGCCGGTTATACCGCCGCCGTTTATGCCGCCCGGGCCAACCTCAGCCCGGTGCTGGTCACCGGCATTCAGCAGGGCGGCCAGCTGACCACTACCACCGAAGTGGAAAACTGGCCCGGCGATGCAGAAGGCCTGACCGGTCCGGCGCTGATGGAGCGAATGAAGGAGCATGCCGAGCGCTTTGAAACCGAGATTGTGTTCGACCATATCAACAGTGTGGAGCTGAGCCAGCGCCCCTTCCGCCTGCGGGGCGACAGCGGCGAGTACACCTGTGACGCCCTGATCATTGCGACCGGAGCCTCGGCCAAGTACCTGGGGCTGCCGTCGGAAGAAGCCTTTCAGGGTCGCGGCGTGTCGGCCTGCGCCACCTGCGACGGCTTTTTCTACCGTAACCAGAAGGTCGCCGTGGTAGGCGGCGGCAACACCGCCGTGGAAGAGGCCCTGTACCTGTCCAACATCGCTTCCGAAGTGCACCTGATTCACCGTCGCGACCAGTTCCGCTCCGAGAAGATCCTGATCGACCGGCTGATGGACAAGGTCAACAACGGCAATATCGTGCTGCACACCGACCGTACCCTGGACGAAGTGCTGGGTGACGACATGGGCGTAACCGGCGTACGGCTGAAGGACACCAGATCCGACGCCATCGAGCAGCTGGACGTGGCCGGGGTCTTTATCGCCATCGGCCACCAGCCCAACACCGGCATTTTTGCCGAGCAGCTGGAAATGGAGAACGGCTACCTCAAGGTGCAGTCCGGCCTGCACGGCAATGCCACCCAGACCAGCATCGAAGGCGTGTTCGCCGCCGGCGACGTCATGGATCATGTGTACCGTCAGGCCATTACTTCCGCCGGCACCGGCTGCATGGCCGCCCTCGACGCCGAGCGCTACCTGGACGCCCAGGCCCAGCTGTAA
- the lrp gene encoding leucine-responsive transcriptional regulator Lrp translates to MDEVLDANNRPLKELDRIDRNILNELQQDGRISNVELSKRVGLSPTPCLERVRRLERQGYIEGYTAILNPQFLDASLLVFVEITLNRGTPDVFDEFNDAVQKLEEIQECHLVSGDFDYLLKTRVADMSAYRKLLGETLLRLPGVNDTRTYVVMEEVKQSNRLVINTR, encoded by the coding sequence ATGGATGAAGTATTGGATGCGAACAATCGCCCCCTCAAGGAGCTTGATCGCATCGACCGCAACATACTTAACGAACTGCAACAGGATGGCCGTATCTCCAATGTGGAGTTGTCCAAGCGGGTGGGCCTGAGCCCCACACCCTGCCTGGAGCGGGTACGTCGGCTGGAGCGGCAGGGATACATCGAAGGCTATACCGCCATTCTCAACCCGCAGTTTCTTGACGCCTCACTGCTGGTGTTCGTGGAAATCACCCTGAACCGGGGCACCCCGGACGTGTTTGACGAGTTCAATGACGCGGTGCAGAAGCTGGAAGAAATCCAGGAGTGTCACCTGGTGTCGGGGGATTTTGACTACCTGCTGAAAACCCGGGTGGCTGACATGTCTGCCTACCGCAAGCTGCTGGGGGAGACCCTGCTGCGACTGCCCGGTGTGAACGACACGCGAACCTATGTGGTGATGGAAGAGGTCAAGCAGAGCAACCGACTGGTGATCAACACCCGTTAA
- the clpS gene encoding ATP-dependent Clp protease adapter ClpS — protein MGRRTQQTVEEQVREAEETALQPPPMYKVILNNDDYTPMDFVVEVLQRFFAMDVDKATEVMLAVHYQGKGVCGLFTAEIAETKVAQVNKFARTHEHPLLCTMEQA, from the coding sequence ATGGGCAGAAGAACACAGCAGACCGTCGAGGAGCAGGTAAGGGAGGCGGAAGAAACTGCGTTGCAGCCCCCTCCTATGTACAAGGTTATCTTGAATAATGACGATTACACCCCCATGGATTTTGTAGTGGAAGTACTGCAGCGATTTTTCGCCATGGACGTCGACAAGGCCACCGAGGTCATGCTGGCGGTACATTACCAGGGGAAGGGGGTTTGCGGACTGTTTACCGCAGAGATTGCGGAAACCAAGGTTGCGCAAGTAAACAAGTTTGCCCGTACGCACGAACACCCGTTGTTGTGCACCATGGAGCAGGCGTAA
- a CDS encoding DNA translocase FtsK 4TM domain-containing protein, protein MAEKKLFTPMSGLQRLFEAGLIAIIVLAVFMMLSLVSYHPSDPGWSQTAWGGDIRNAAGPAGAWLADILLFAFGFSAYLLPPFMVFVGWVTLWRPKGLIDICYLTLSLRIIGFLMVLLSLLALASMNIGDIYYFSAGGLIGDMLAGALNPVFGSLGTTLMLLCCFSTGVTFFTGWSWLLIVERLGAMVLEAPSWLSSLPARIADWQSRRRGGEPATAAVSKPAPVAEPPAREAGFAGWRRFRDRLGQSEQEDDSEPDDEDPLLAPASHHAEPRLAPQKKLPPRRQEPVMSALDDDDEPPVATLAEANGWSLDEDDEDPGEALDLPWLNEDEDDAPAAAEPVRPAAPPARKAPASQLSPVPEVTLLDPPKPRQHAVSEAELERIARLVEAKLADYNVQANVVGVYPGPVITRFELDLAPGVKVSKITNLARDLARSLSAISVRVVEVIPGKPYVGLELPNTRRETVYLREVIDTELFHHSQHPLTMVLGQDIAGDPVVVNLAKMPHVLVAGTTGSGKSVGVNVMILSMLFKATPEEVRFIMIDPKMLELSVYEGIPHLLTEVVTDMKEAANALRWCVGEMERRYKLMSAMGVRNLKGFNAKVQEAIDAGEPLRDPLWQPTQSMDTCPPALEKLPHIVVVIDEFADMMMIVGKKVEELIARIAQKARAAGIHLILATQRPSVDVITGLIKANIPTRMSFQVSSKIDSRTILDQQGAESLLGMGDMLYLPAGDSNPTRVHGAFVDDHEVHKVVAAWKERGEPDYIEDILSGDVGTDGLLPGEAPEGADGELDELFDHAVAFVVESRRGSTSSVQRKFKIGYNRAARIIDQMEAQGIVSPAGSNGQREVLAPPPARG, encoded by the coding sequence TTGGCGGAGAAAAAGCTGTTTACTCCCATGTCTGGTTTGCAGCGTCTCTTTGAGGCCGGTCTGATAGCCATCATTGTACTGGCCGTGTTCATGATGCTGTCGCTGGTGTCTTATCACCCATCCGATCCGGGCTGGTCACAAACCGCCTGGGGCGGTGACATCCGCAATGCTGCCGGCCCGGCCGGGGCCTGGCTGGCCGACATACTGCTGTTCGCCTTTGGCTTTTCTGCCTACCTGCTGCCGCCCTTCATGGTGTTTGTGGGCTGGGTAACGCTGTGGCGGCCCAAGGGGCTGATCGATATCTGCTACCTGACCCTGAGCCTGCGCATCATCGGGTTTCTGATGGTGCTGCTGAGCCTGCTGGCGCTGGCCAGCATGAACATTGGCGACATTTACTACTTTTCTGCCGGCGGCCTGATTGGCGACATGCTGGCCGGGGCCCTGAATCCGGTGTTTGGCAGCCTGGGTACCACCCTGATGCTGCTGTGCTGTTTTTCCACCGGTGTCACCTTTTTTACCGGCTGGTCCTGGCTGCTGATCGTGGAGCGCCTCGGCGCCATGGTGCTGGAAGCGCCGAGCTGGCTGTCGAGCCTGCCGGCGCGCATTGCCGATTGGCAGAGCCGCCGTCGCGGCGGCGAGCCCGCTACGGCAGCCGTCAGCAAGCCGGCTCCGGTGGCCGAGCCGCCGGCCCGGGAAGCCGGCTTTGCCGGCTGGCGTCGTTTCCGCGATCGCCTTGGCCAGTCCGAGCAGGAAGACGACTCTGAGCCGGACGATGAGGATCCGCTGCTGGCACCGGCGTCACACCATGCGGAGCCCCGGCTGGCCCCGCAGAAAAAGCTGCCACCGCGCAGGCAGGAGCCGGTTATGAGTGCCTTGGATGACGACGATGAGCCGCCGGTGGCCACGCTGGCCGAAGCCAACGGCTGGAGCCTGGATGAGGATGATGAAGACCCGGGTGAGGCCTTGGATCTGCCCTGGCTGAACGAGGACGAAGACGACGCGCCGGCGGCGGCCGAGCCTGTGCGCCCGGCGGCGCCACCGGCCCGCAAGGCCCCCGCCAGCCAGCTCAGCCCGGTGCCGGAAGTGACCCTGCTGGACCCGCCCAAGCCACGTCAGCACGCGGTGAGTGAGGCCGAGCTGGAACGCATTGCCCGACTGGTGGAAGCCAAGCTTGCCGACTACAACGTGCAGGCCAATGTGGTGGGGGTCTATCCAGGCCCGGTGATCACCCGCTTCGAGCTGGATCTGGCGCCCGGGGTCAAGGTGAGCAAGATCACCAACCTGGCCCGGGATCTGGCCCGCTCCCTGTCCGCCATCAGCGTGCGGGTGGTGGAAGTCATTCCCGGCAAGCCCTACGTGGGGCTGGAGCTGCCCAATACCCGGCGCGAGACCGTGTACCTGCGCGAGGTGATCGACACCGAGCTGTTCCATCACAGCCAGCACCCGCTGACCATGGTGCTGGGGCAGGACATTGCCGGCGATCCGGTGGTGGTGAACCTGGCCAAGATGCCCCACGTGCTGGTGGCCGGTACCACCGGCTCGGGCAAATCGGTAGGGGTCAACGTGATGATCCTGTCGATGCTGTTCAAGGCCACCCCGGAAGAGGTGCGCTTTATCATGATCGACCCCAAAATGCTGGAGTTGTCGGTGTATGAGGGCATTCCCCACCTGCTCACCGAGGTGGTCACCGACATGAAGGAGGCGGCCAACGCCCTGCGCTGGTGCGTGGGCGAGATGGAGCGCCGTTACAAGCTGATGTCGGCCATGGGGGTGCGCAACCTCAAGGGCTTCAACGCCAAGGTGCAGGAGGCCATCGACGCCGGCGAGCCGCTGCGGGATCCGCTGTGGCAGCCCACCCAGTCGATGGACACCTGTCCGCCGGCGCTGGAAAAGCTGCCCCATATCGTGGTGGTAATCGACGAATTCGCCGACATGATGATGATCGTCGGCAAGAAGGTGGAAGAGCTGATCGCCCGTATCGCCCAGAAGGCCCGGGCCGCCGGCATTCACCTGATCCTGGCGACCCAGCGGCCGTCGGTGGACGTGATCACCGGCCTGATCAAGGCCAACATCCCCACCCGCATGTCGTTCCAGGTGTCGAGCAAAATCGACTCCCGCACCATTCTCGACCAGCAGGGCGCCGAATCGCTGCTGGGCATGGGCGACATGCTCTACCTGCCCGCCGGCGACAGCAACCCCACCCGGGTGCATGGCGCCTTTGTGGACGATCACGAGGTGCACAAGGTGGTGGCGGCCTGGAAGGAGCGGGGCGAGCCCGATTACATCGAGGACATTCTCAGCGGCGACGTCGGCACCGACGGTCTGTTGCCGGGCGAGGCGCCGGAAGGGGCCGACGGTGAGCTCGACGAGCTGTTCGACCATGCGGTGGCTTTTGTCGTAGAGTCGCGCCGTGGCTCTACCTCCAGTGTGCAGCGCAAGTTCAAGATAGGCTACAACAGGGCTGCCCGTATCATCGATCAGATGGAAGCCCAGGGCATCGTCAGCCCGGCGGGCAGCAACGGTCAACGGGAAGTGCTGGCGCCACCGCCGGCGAGAGGATAA
- a CDS encoding arginyltransferase, whose translation MREVNLKVGLTPKHPCSYLPGRLEQLLVLLDRELLCPEGYEQLLSAGFRRSGSDIYRPRCQACQACESLRIPVSDFMPGRSQKRILRKNRDLDIRLSQQDKPEYFELYQRYISCRHQDGSMYPASHQQYDGFLLCQWLPPAFLEIHAGERLIAVAVIDILSHSLSAMYTFYDPKEERRSLGSFAILCQIQLAQKLNKQWLYLGYQVDGCRKMNYKQRFRPHERLVGGHWRAMKD comes from the coding sequence ATGAGGGAAGTCAATCTGAAGGTGGGGCTGACCCCCAAACACCCCTGCAGTTACCTGCCGGGCCGACTGGAGCAGTTGCTGGTGCTGCTCGACCGCGAGCTGCTCTGCCCGGAAGGCTATGAACAACTGCTGTCGGCGGGCTTTCGCCGCAGCGGCTCCGATATCTACCGGCCCCGCTGTCAGGCCTGCCAGGCCTGCGAGTCGTTGCGAATTCCGGTATCCGACTTTATGCCGGGTCGCAGCCAGAAACGCATTTTGCGCAAAAACCGGGATCTCGACATACGCCTCAGCCAGCAGGACAAACCGGAATACTTCGAACTATACCAGCGCTATATCAGTTGCCGGCACCAGGACGGCAGCATGTATCCGGCCAGCCACCAGCAGTACGACGGCTTTTTGCTGTGTCAGTGGCTACCGCCGGCCTTTCTGGAAATCCACGCCGGTGAGCGGCTGATCGCAGTGGCGGTCATCGACATACTGAGCCACTCCCTCAGTGCCATGTATACCTTCTACGACCCGAAGGAAGAGCGGCGCTCTTTGGGCAGCTTTGCCATTCTCTGTCAGATTCAGCTGGCTCAAAAGCTGAACAAGCAATGGCTGTATCTGGGCTACCAGGTCGACGGCTGCCGCAAGATGAACTATAAGCAACGTTTTCGCCCCCACGAACGGCTGGTTGGCGGCCATTGGCGGGCGATGAAAGACTGA
- a CDS encoding CopG family transcriptional regulator, translating to MEHRTARLTLLIDPRKKALFEQLCAEEDVTPSQKVRQFIREYIEQKAGEDWHASSS from the coding sequence ATGGAACACCGTACCGCCCGACTGACCCTGCTTATCGACCCGCGCAAAAAGGCGCTGTTTGAACAACTTTGCGCCGAAGAAGACGTCACCCCGTCCCAGAAGGTGCGGCAGTTCATTCGTGAGTATATCGAGCAGAAGGCCGGTGAAGACTGGCACGCGTCTTCATCCTGA
- the infA gene encoding translation initiation factor IF-1 has translation MAKEDSIEMQGTILETLPNTMFRVELENGHVVTAHISGKMRKNYIRILTGDKVTVQLTPYDLSKGRIVFRSR, from the coding sequence ATGGCTAAAGAAGACAGTATTGAAATGCAGGGGACCATTCTGGAAACCCTGCCCAACACCATGTTTCGCGTTGAGCTGGAAAACGGCCATGTGGTCACCGCTCACATCTCCGGCAAGATGCGCAAGAACTACATTCGCATTCTCACCGGTGACAAGGTCACTGTCCAGCTGACTCCCTACGACCTGTCCAAGGGTCGCATCGTCTTCCGCTCTCGCTAA
- the dauA gene encoding C4-dicarboxylic acid transporter DauA, with product MPHRAHLFSLRPGHALRESCRGYGRTHLFRDVLAGISVGIIAIPLAMALAIASGVAPQYGLYTAIVGGFVIALAGGSRLSISGPTAAFVVILYPIAQQHGLGGLLLATLMAGVLLVVMALLRVGRLVEYMPEPVILGFTAGIAVVIAGLQLKDFFGLTVDGLPEAFLPRLGALALHLPELHWPSLLVAGVTLAIMLLWPRLNTGVPPHLPAVLLAGLAAAWLNQQGLAIDTISSRFSYLLPDGTQGAGIPPVLPALVWPWQQPGPHGDAIGVSWALMQELLPGAFAIAMLGAIESLLCAVVLDGMTGQRHSANSELLGQGIGNLMVPFFGGIPATAAIARSAANVRAGAVSPVAAMVHALVVLAGLVLLARWLAYLPMPAMAALLLVVAWNMSEAHKAVHLFKTAPRGDVLVFLTCFSLTIALDMVIAITAGMLMAMVLFVKNIAEMTRVSDISHHTGLVPEALPVGWAVYRINGPLFFAAADRVFGELALLTRDHHGVVLSMDAVPVLDAGGLSALSRFVSECGRRGMKVVVADLPFQPWQVLVRAGLASANGELSFYPTLPQALDHVRQHRPAPARTA from the coding sequence ATGCCCCACCGTGCCCACCTGTTTTCCCTTCGTCCCGGCCATGCGCTGAGAGAGAGTTGCCGGGGATATGGCCGGACGCATTTGTTCAGGGATGTGCTGGCCGGGATCAGCGTCGGCATTATCGCCATTCCCCTGGCCATGGCGCTGGCCATTGCCAGTGGTGTGGCGCCCCAGTATGGGCTTTATACCGCCATTGTTGGCGGTTTTGTTATCGCCCTTGCCGGCGGCTCCCGGCTGAGCATTTCCGGCCCGACCGCCGCCTTTGTGGTGATCCTCTATCCCATTGCGCAACAGCATGGCCTGGGCGGACTGCTGCTGGCCACCCTGATGGCCGGTGTTCTGCTGGTCGTGATGGCGTTGTTACGCGTGGGGCGTCTGGTGGAATACATGCCCGAGCCGGTGATTCTGGGCTTTACCGCCGGCATTGCCGTGGTGATTGCCGGCTTGCAGCTGAAGGACTTCTTCGGGCTGACCGTGGACGGCCTGCCCGAGGCATTTCTGCCCCGGCTGGGAGCGCTGGCCTTGCATCTGCCGGAGCTGCACTGGCCCAGCCTGCTGGTGGCCGGGGTTACCCTGGCCATCATGCTGCTCTGGCCTCGCCTGAACACCGGTGTACCCCCGCATCTGCCGGCAGTGTTGCTGGCCGGACTGGCGGCGGCGTGGCTGAATCAACAGGGGCTGGCCATAGACACCATCAGCAGCCGGTTCAGCTATTTGCTGCCCGATGGCACTCAGGGGGCGGGCATTCCGCCGGTACTGCCCGCCCTGGTTTGGCCCTGGCAACAGCCGGGTCCCCATGGTGACGCCATCGGGGTGAGCTGGGCATTGATGCAGGAACTGTTGCCGGGAGCCTTTGCCATTGCCATGTTGGGGGCAATCGAATCCTTGCTGTGTGCCGTGGTGCTGGACGGCATGACCGGTCAGCGCCACAGTGCCAACAGTGAGCTGTTGGGGCAGGGCATTGGCAACCTGATGGTGCCCTTCTTTGGTGGCATCCCCGCCACCGCTGCCATTGCCCGTTCGGCCGCTAATGTCAGGGCCGGCGCAGTGTCACCGGTGGCGGCCATGGTGCATGCCCTGGTGGTACTGGCGGGGTTGGTGTTGCTGGCCCGTTGGTTGGCCTATCTGCCCATGCCGGCCATGGCAGCCTTGTTGCTGGTGGTGGCCTGGAACATGAGCGAAGCGCACAAGGCGGTGCATTTGTTTAAAACCGCTCCCAGGGGCGATGTGTTGGTATTTTTGACCTGCTTTTCCCTGACCATTGCCCTGGACATGGTGATCGCCATTACCGCCGGCATGCTGATGGCCATGGTACTGTTTGTGAAAAACATCGCCGAAATGACTCGAGTGAGCGACATTTCCCACCATACGGGACTGGTGCCCGAGGCCTTGCCGGTGGGCTGGGCGGTATACCGCATCAATGGGCCGCTGTTTTTTGCCGCCGCCGACAGGGTGTTTGGTGAGCTGGCGTTGTTGACCCGTGATCATCATGGCGTGGTGCTGAGCATGGATGCGGTGCCGGTACTGGACGCCGGTGGCCTGTCGGCGTTGAGCCGTTTTGTGAGCGAGTGTGGCCGCAGAGGCATGAAGGTGGTAGTGGCGGATCTGCCGTTTCAGCCGTGGCAAGTCCTGGTCCGCGCCGGCCTGGCTTCGGCGAATGGCGAGCTGTCCTTTTATCCTACCCTGCCGCAGGCGCTGGACCATGTGCGGCAACACCGCCCGGCACCGGCTCGCACCGCCTGA
- the aat gene encoding leucyl/phenylalanyl-tRNA--protein transferase — translation MTMYLTQLDHRLWFPEPDLALADPEGLLAVGGDLSPERLLLAYRMGIFPWFDESQPPLWWSPNPRAVLVPAELHVSRSLAKLARQQRYRLTVNHAFEAVIRHCRELRESGPGTWITPDIERNYCQLHHLGHAHSLEVWDQHRLVAGLYGIGLGRLFCGESMFHLVSNGSKLAMLALCRHFAAHGGELIDCQLPNPHLQSLGVVSWPRSRFLHKLKGLQHPSMSATCWQPTELSL, via the coding sequence ATGACCATGTATCTGACGCAACTGGATCACCGGCTGTGGTTTCCCGAGCCGGACCTGGCCCTGGCCGATCCCGAGGGCCTGCTGGCGGTGGGCGGCGATCTGAGTCCCGAGCGGCTGCTGCTGGCCTACCGCATGGGCATTTTTCCCTGGTTTGACGAGTCTCAGCCGCCGCTGTGGTGGTCGCCCAACCCTCGTGCCGTATTGGTGCCCGCCGAGCTGCATGTCAGCCGCAGCCTGGCCAAACTGGCACGCCAGCAACGCTACCGGCTGACGGTGAACCACGCCTTTGAGGCGGTCATTCGCCACTGCCGCGAGCTGCGTGAAAGCGGCCCCGGCACCTGGATCACGCCGGATATCGAGCGCAACTACTGCCAGCTGCACCACCTGGGCCATGCCCATTCGCTGGAAGTATGGGACCAGCACCGGCTGGTGGCCGGGCTCTACGGCATTGGTCTGGGCCGGCTGTTTTGCGGTGAGTCCATGTTTCACCTGGTCAGCAACGGCTCCAAGCTGGCCATGCTGGCCCTGTGCCGCCATTTTGCCGCTCACGGCGGTGAGCTGATCGACTGCCAGCTGCCCAATCCGCACCTGCAAAGCCTGGGCGTGGTGAGCTGGCCCAGATCCCGCTTTCTGCATAAACTCAAAGGGCTGCAACATCCGTCCATGTCCGCCACCTGCTGGCAACCAACCGAGCTGAGCCTATGA
- the clpA gene encoding ATP-dependent Clp protease ATP-binding subunit ClpA: MLNKDLESTLNDAFNDARRSRHEFMTVEHLLLALLENPAAKEALQACGADLELLQRETRSFIEQTTPLIPVGDDDLETQPTLGFQRVLQRAVFHVQSSGNAEVTGANVLVAIFSEQESQAAYLLKKVGVGRLDVVNFLSHGVRKDGEQEDASSSRQEEHNDEAASNQTEGFVINLNQWVKDGRIDPLIGRDQELNRTIQVLCRRRKNNPLLVGEAGVGKTAIAEGLAYRIVHNDVPEIIADSTIYSLDMGSLLAGTKYRGDFEKRFKAVLKQFEKQKGAILFIDEIHTIIGAGAASGGQLDAANLLKPLLSSGQIRCVGSTTYQEYSQIFEKDRALARRFQKIDILEPSVDDTARILQGLKSRYESHHDVRYTTKALRAAAELSAKYINDRHLPDKAIDVIDEAGAQIRMMPPSKRKKTIGVGDIEAIVAKIARIPEKSVSSSDKEALKNLEPNLKMVVFGQDKAISVLTDSIRLSRAGLGNEKRPIGSFLFAGPTGVGKTEVTQQLARILGIELIRFDMSEYMEAHTVSRLIGAPPGYVGFDQGGLLTDAVIKHPHAVLLLDEIEKAHPDVFNILLQVMDNGTLTDNNGRKADFRNVILVMTTNAGVQETVRKSIGFQQQDHSHDAMTEINRTFAPEFRNRLDHIIWFNHLNMDIIHRVVDKFIVELQAQLDAKGVSLEVSEQARHWLAEKGYDKSMGARPMGRVIQEQLKKPLANELLFGELVGGGVVRVTLRNEQLHFEFQSEASLAH; the protein is encoded by the coding sequence ATGTTGAACAAAGATCTTGAGAGCACGTTGAATGATGCCTTCAACGATGCCCGTCGATCCCGCCATGAGTTCATGACGGTGGAGCACCTGTTGCTGGCGTTGCTGGAAAACCCCGCGGCGAAGGAAGCGTTGCAGGCCTGTGGCGCCGATCTGGAGCTGTTGCAGCGGGAAACCCGCAGCTTTATTGAACAGACCACGCCGCTGATTCCGGTGGGCGATGATGATCTCGAAACCCAGCCTACCCTGGGCTTTCAGCGGGTGCTGCAGCGAGCCGTGTTTCATGTGCAGTCCTCGGGCAACGCCGAGGTTACCGGCGCCAACGTGCTGGTGGCCATCTTCAGCGAGCAGGAGTCCCAGGCCGCCTATCTGCTGAAAAAGGTCGGCGTGGGCCGGCTCGACGTGGTCAATTTTCTTTCCCATGGCGTCCGCAAGGACGGCGAACAGGAAGACGCCTCGTCATCCCGTCAGGAAGAGCACAACGATGAGGCGGCCAGCAACCAGACCGAAGGCTTTGTCATCAACCTTAACCAATGGGTCAAGGACGGACGTATCGATCCGCTGATCGGTCGGGATCAGGAACTGAACCGCACCATTCAGGTGTTGTGCCGCCGGCGCAAGAACAACCCGCTGCTGGTGGGTGAAGCCGGAGTGGGCAAGACCGCCATCGCCGAGGGGCTGGCCTACCGCATTGTACACAACGACGTGCCGGAAATTATTGCCGACAGCACCATTTACTCCCTCGACATGGGCTCCCTGCTGGCGGGTACCAAGTACAGGGGCGACTTTGAAAAACGCTTCAAGGCGGTGCTCAAGCAGTTTGAGAAACAGAAAGGTGCCATTCTGTTTATCGATGAAATTCACACCATCATCGGTGCCGGCGCCGCTTCCGGCGGCCAGCTGGATGCCGCCAATCTGCTGAAACCGCTGCTGTCCAGTGGCCAGATCCGTTGTGTAGGCTCCACCACCTATCAGGAATACAGCCAGATCTTTGAAAAGGACAGGGCCCTGGCCCGGCGTTTTCAGAAGATTGATATTCTCGAGCCGTCGGTGGACGACACCGCCCGCATTCTGCAGGGGCTGAAAAGCCGCTACGAGTCGCATCATGATGTGCGTTATACCACCAAGGCATTGCGGGCCGCGGCCGAGCTGTCGGCCAAGTACATCAATGACCGGCACCTGCCGGACAAGGCCATCGATGTCATCGACGAGGCCGGCGCCCAGATCCGCATGATGCCGCCGTCCAAGCGCAAGAAGACCATAGGGGTGGGTGACATTGAAGCCATTGTTGCCAAGATCGCCCGCATTCCGGAGAAGTCCGTATCCAGCTCCGACAAGGAGGCGCTGAAGAACCTGGAGCCCAACCTGAAAATGGTGGTGTTTGGTCAGGACAAGGCCATCTCAGTGCTGACCGACTCCATTCGCCTCAGCCGTGCCGGCCTGGGCAACGAGAAGCGCCCCATCGGCTCCTTCCTGTTTGCCGGCCCCACCGGGGTGGGCAAGACCGAGGTGACCCAGCAGCTGGCGCGCATTCTCGGCATTGAGCTGATTCGTTTTGACATGTCCGAGTACATGGAAGCCCACACGGTGTCCCGACTGATTGGGGCGCCTCCGGGTTACGTGGGGTTTGACCAGGGCGGCCTGCTGACCGATGCGGTGATCAAGCATCCTCATGCGGTACTGCTGCTGGACGAGATCGAAAAGGCGCACCCGGATGTGTTCAACATTCTGCTGCAGGTGATGGACAACGGCACCCTGACCGACAACAACGGCCGCAAGGCGGACTTCCGCAATGTGATCCTGGTGATGACTACCAACGCCGGGGTGCAGGAAACCGTGCGCAAGTCCATCGGTTTCCAGCAACAGGATCACAGCCATGATGCCATGACCGAAATCAACCGCACCTTTGCCCCTGAGTTCCGTAACCGGCTGGACCATATCATCTGGTTCAACCACCTCAATATGGACATTATTCACCGAGTGGTGGACAAGTTCATTGTGGAGTTGCAGGCCCAGCTGGATGCCAAGGGGGTGTCACTGGAGGTCAGCGAGCAGGCTCGCCACTGGCTGGCGGAAAAGGGCTATGACAAGTCAATGGGTGCCCGCCCCATGGGCCGGGTCATTCAGGAACAGCTGAAAAAGCCCCTGGCCAACGAGCTGCTATTTGGCGAGCTGGTCGGCGGCGGTGTGGTTCGGGTGACGTTGCGCAACGAGCAGTTGCACTTCGAGTTTCAGTCGGAGGCGTCCCTGGCGCACTGA